CCCCTCAATCTTTTTAGAGTAGTAGGAACATGCCACTCTATCATGGCTGCAATCTTATTAGGATCTGTAGCAACACCCTCCGATGATATTACATGGCCCAAATAAGTGACAAAGGACACAACAACATCACATTTAGAACCCTTAGCATACAACTGGTGATTGGAAAGGATTTGAAAAACTAAATCCAAACGTTTCAGATGAGTAAACTCAGAATCACTATAaatgagaatatcatcaaaaAACACCAGCACAAAATTTCTAAGATAGGGTTGAAAAACTGTGTTCATCAAGGACTGAAATGTAGCAGGAGCATTTGTCAATCCAAATGGCATTACCAAGAACTCATAGTGACCAGAATGAGTCTTGAATGCAGTTTTAGGAATATCCACTTCCTTCATTCTTATCTGGTGATATCCAGACCTAAGATCAAGCTTAGTGAAAACCTTTGCTCCTTGTAACTCATCAATGAGTTCCTGAATAACAGGAATTGGAAACTTGTCCTTAAAAGTGACCTTATTAAGCTCCCTAAAATCAACACAAAATTGCCAGGTTCCCTCCTTTTTAACTAGGAGAACATGAGAGGCATAGGGACTGGTGCTAGGTTGTATAATTCCATTATCCAGCATTTCAACTACTAGTTTCTCTATTTCATTTTTCTGATGAAAAGAGTAGCGATAGGGTCTGACATTAACAGGTTCATCTGGTTTAAGAGGAATAGCATGATCATGGCTCCTTTTAGGAGGTAAAGAGGTAAGAGGAACAAAAATGTGCTGATATTTAGTTAATAAGGGTAGATAAGCAAGAGGTGCCTTAGGTACATGCTCATGAAGGTTAATTGATTCATCAAAAGGTTGCTCCTGAACTGATATAAGAAACAGTGTTGAAGAAACTCCTTTCCACCCCTTAGAAATCATTTTACCCATAGATTTCAGAGCAATCTGCTCCAGCTTAATTTCCTTATCTTCCATTCCTTTAAGTTCAACAGCCTTGCCAGCCTTATGTACTACTAACATGTTTTTGTCAAAATCAAAAGTAACAAAAGTATGCATACGCATCCAATTAGCCCCTAAAATCAGATCATAGTCTCCCAATTCTAAGACTCTGAAATGAAAAGCAAACCTGGTTTGATTCATGGACCATGCACAATCATTACACTTAGACTGAACCACCAATTGCCTACCATCCGCCACTGTTACTGTCGCCGGCTTAACCCGTACAAGAGGAAGCTTCGTATAATCTGCAAAATTAGAATCCATAAAGATGTGGGTACTGCCACTATCTATTAAGATCTGAATAGGTCGCTTCTGCAATATGCCTTTCAATTTAAGAGTACCACTGGTCACTCCCCCTTCTAAAGCATGAATGGACAGTGAAATCTGCTCTAGTGGAACTTGTTCTACCTCTTCTTAAATTATTTCCTCACAACCTTGTTCTGGCTCCTCCAGATCTTCCTCCAAACTGTCCTTAGTGTTGATCATGTTCAATTTCTTAGTAGTACAGACATGACCAGGAAAATACTTATCATTGCATTTCCAACAAACACCTGGTGTGCGTTTGACATAAGAATTTGTATTACTAGTATGAGGATGGCTATCAGCTTGTTTCTGGTTAAAAGTGTTCGTGATTGGTGGTTTGGTATTGGAAGAATTCCATGGCATTGAAGGAGGCCGAAAAGTAGGCTTAGGTTTAATAGCTTCTAATATAGCATTGAACTGATTCTCCTGGAACTTAGCTTGTTTAATAGCAGTATAAAGATCATCAGGTTGAAAAGATCTTACCGCAGAACGTaattctggtttaagtccagcaATAAAACTGTTTTTGTAAAACGCATAATTGATAATTGGATATAACTTCTCCAATCGAAGCTTAACTTCTTCGAATTTATCTTGAAAGGCGTCTACAGTTGTAGTTTGCCTGAGTTGTGTTAACTGCTCCACCGCATCTTGAATTGTAGTATCTGGAAATCGTTTCGCCAATTCCTCTACAAATCCAGGCCAAGTAATCCAGGAATTCAGAGGACTCCAATTACGGAACCATTTCTTGGCTCTACCTTGCAAAAATAAGCCGACAAGATCTACCTTCCGATCCTTCTGCACTTCAAAAATTTGGAAGTATTAACATTTGCCAATCCAAACTTCAACATCAAATCCATTGAACGATGACAATTCACACTTCGGTAGTAATTTGTTGAAATAAGCAGATTTAGAATTATTCTGATcagaattttgaaaattgaTTGGAGCGCTACCGAGAATTCCTTTACCAAAATTTGATGTAGAAACATGAGAAGGAGAAGGTATGGATTCAAGATTAGGTTGAATAATTTCAAGATTCGGTTGAACTATTTTGGTTAAAGTAGCCAAAGAATTCTGGAAAAGTTCCTCCAAGGCCTTATGAGATTTGATCTGATCTTAACGGACCTGGTGTTGATCGCGCATTAGAATCTCTGTTCTCACTTGCTGAGCCAACTGAATGTCATGGAGTCGAGTCTGTAAATTCTCCAATTTCTCCGCCGTCGCTTCCGACTTCTCCAAGAATTTAGTTGTTAATTCCTTGAGTTGAGTTTCCAATTGATCCATTGCCGCCATTGTCTGTATAGTTGCTGCTCTGGTTTTCTGGTATTGTTTTTTAACCACTCACGACAAGAGAATTTTGaatctctgataccaatgttacAACCTAGGGTTTTGAGAACAGAAtttaagaaggagaagaagaaaattgAGAGAATAGAAGTTTGTATTAATTCTTTTCATAAAATGCTAATACAGAAAAATGACCTTTATATAGGAGCATAATTGCTCAGGTTACTTAACAACTAAGGAATTGACTAATGCTTAACAACTAAGGAATTGACCAATACTTAACAACTAAGACACTGACCCATAACAGAATAGCTACTTTCCCACCTTATTCCTCCTTTGGTATGTAAcattggtcacacgacaacaatgtagcctaatatttatatttaattaaatgtaGTCTAAATTTTGGAGTCTTTATAATTTTATGCCCGAGTGCCCCCTATCAAAGGGATGACAGTGTATAAGGGAAAGATGTTGATCTGCTATGAAATATTCcgtacaaaataacaaaatCCCGTAACAGATGATAGTCAACTACAGAtttcctacaacaacaacaacaaatccttagtcccgaaatgattcggggtcggctaacatgaaccatataTTTTGGTtaatgtcataagatgtggctaagttttacgctggccgtcacaaacctaccgcaaccctcctcctttgtccgggcttgggaccggctgtaaatgccaccaagtgaccctcacggGCGGAGTTAAACTACAgatttcctaaaaaaaaaaatatgtagcGGAAAGGGTCATAGGagaagtttattattatttgttcaaAGGTTTAACAAATGATTGCTCTTGCTGTGTATATGACTAGAAATAGCAAGTATTGGTTATACCTATTTCTAGCATCTAAAATAAATGTAGGAGACAATCGCTGTGGCAGCCATAGTAACACCGAGTAACTTGGCAACACGGAGTAACACGAGGGGTGAAGCACCACCTTCCAAATCCGATGGAATTTGATGAAGCTCCCTCAGCTGCTTTTCCTGTTGAAAATGGAGGACTAACTTGAACAAactctatttttattattaaaccaTTTTTACACAAAGTATTTCATCTCAACTCTTAAGTTTTGTGTTTCTTACGCACACAACCCTAATGGCCAAAGACCTATTTATAAATGACAAAATCATGTATTACTTAGAAAGCAATTGTTCACCAACCTCAATAGGCTGTTTCCAGTAATTAATTCCCTGCAAATGCCCCTTCCCAACAACTGCAACCACTGAACTATGTTCACGAGCAACTTTCAGTAGATTGAAATGGGTTTAGCAGGATTGTTGCAGTTAAAAAGTTGCAAACTACAGCTAAAATATGGTTTGCAATTTTGAGTGGGTACAGCCCCCATTTGGCATATCACCAGAAAACCCTATGTTTGTTTCATGCAATGAACTGTCATACATAATAACACCATTTCTCTGCTGACTATATGAACCCAACATAACAACTGAATCATCTTCATTTATTTACCTACCACAAGTAATCTAGAACAGAACAAGCTCCTTCACGGACATCAAAATacagaggtttttttttttatcaaatgcCGTTATGTCTTGCATGCTATAACCTTATGCAGGATTGGACGGAAAAAGTACTCTCATACCTCCTGCTCAGTCATCATAACTCACTTGTCCGATCTAATTTGTGAGAGGTAGGAAGTTACACAGCTATGTTTGAACTAAACACAAATCACAAACGAAACAAATAGGCAAAGCACGCACTACAATTAATGGCAAATCTAGCACCCTACTTCTAATTGCCTCATTCCTATACCTTATTCTTCAGATCCAAAAGGAAAGAGATGGGAAGTTgcaaaacaaaatgaaaatgttGGGAATGCAATACTGACTGGTCTCGCTCATGCACAATGATCTCGTACGTGCAATCGTGCAAAAGAGGATTCACTTGAAATCGTTTAAGGCAGATGAACTTTAACTTAAGCCAAAGATGCATTCTCGCCCATGCCCTCCAATATGTAATCTGTTTCAGTCAAcaccaattaaatttttattattaaattaatcaaATTCATAAAAATGTGAGAACTAAATATAAAACGATTTATCTATCACATCTTAGTGATAATTTCCAGCACCATAGCTGCTACTAATAAATGGTGAAAGAAATTCATAGATTAGGACAGTATTATTCTTTTCTTATTTCCATCCccccttttcatgtttttcttcaacTCAAATCTTTTCAGGATATTACTGGATATTAGTGATTGTTCCTTCCACATAGTATTTAACCAATTTTTCCATTACAATCTCATGATCAACCTTCATGGAGGTTGTATTCAGTTCTCTCTCAAAGAGATGGAACATGGATAGCAATATAATGAACATTTTTTTATAGGAGTTTTTAATGAGTTAAGCTGATAAAAGTGTTTAGGTATGATCAAATTGCTTCATTTTGAGTAAACTTGAGCTAAATTGCACTTTCATAGAGTTCAAACAAATTTCTTCAAGCAAAGATTGACAAACTTAATGAAGCCTGAACCTTTTTTATAACAACTTAAAGTCTTGATAATAGTATTGACATTTTATCTAATGTATAGAAGAAGGCAGTTCTAGCTAAAAATCAACAATAGCATCTTACGTCGTAAGGCCGATCACCTAAGACAACTTTGCCACCATATGCTCTTGCTTCTTCAAAAGCCACACGAAATTCAGAATGCCTATACTCCTTAACATCCTATAAATGTCAAATATCATGCATTAGATACTTTCAGAATATATCAAATGAATTAAATCTTAGTTTCATTGACGAATATAAACAATGATACGTAAGAAAAAACCGAAATGACAATAAAGATAACCATGTTTCCCATAGTCCGCACCTGCTCAATTAAAATTGCACATATAAGAAAGTGAAAACCTGAAagtaaaagttaaaaaatatcTTTGTTGTACAATGATTAAATGACTACATTACTTGACAGCGAGTAAGTTTAAAGGTTCTTCAAAATAAGAAATGAGACAGACCGACAAATCTTGAGAAGTAAACTCATCCTTCCGCCTATCACATGACTCAAGAAAGACAACCTATAGCCAAGAGACAGTAATAAATGAAAAAGTTGTTTACATGAGATAAGTAGAAAGAAAATACAGAATCTCAAAATGAAATCACCTGAGGTTTCAAGAATTGTATTACAGCTTTAACTTCTTTACATGATTCCTGCAATAGGTTTCAAGAATTGTATTACATTATACCAAATTAACCAGACTACAAGTAATGGGAAAAGttctattttgtaatttcaAAATTGGAACAGACCAGGGCAATCAACACATACATAAAGCGTCAAAATACACCATATTTCCTTTGGTTTTCTCAGCATTCAAAAAAGAAAGATCAATTCACCTGCGAATCATGATAGGTGCCAATCAAATACACATCGCACGACCCACCCTTAACAGTTGACTTGCACGTCAGAACCACCACGTTTCTCGAAAGTTCCTCCGGCAGCTCCCTCCTGTGCGGAGGGTTAAGTTTTTTCCTATGCTCCTTGCGCCGATTGAAGGAATTGGTTGCAAATGAGCCGATTTCGAACAATCTTGGAGATGACAACAGAATGTGGGTACGGGTGAGGGTCTTTTGAGGGTGGGAGGAACCAAATCCGACGGTTCCAGCAAAGAACCGGTGTAACTCCGGCGAATTCAATCGTGTGACAAGCCGAGTCGACCGATTCATACCTAGGGCATGAACTTTAGCAGTACAAAAGCATGtaggtattttaaaataagTGTGGGTAGCAAAATCAGATGGTTTGTATGTTTTGAGATGTAATCGAATGTAATAGTAAGCAAGGGTAGGTGGGGTGAAATTTTTACACTCCAAATTGAAGGATAGGAAGTTGatagatttttcttttctaaaattatcctttatgttttattttaaaataagacATTGTTtggatataaaagtaattttgtatATCACCTACCTTACCTTACTTTACATTACAATCAAACCAAACataattacattattaaaccatcacttACCGTACATTCCATCCAAATACAACAAGTTATTTCATTCCATTCAATTCACTTCACTTACCTTACATTACTTTACTTGTATCCAAACAAGGCCTAAACCTAACCGATGTCTAACAAAATTAGGATTTTATAGCCTTTTTAAACTAATTTCAACCAAATTAATTCTGAAACCAAGTTAAATTAGGCCCCGGCTACGGGCTCCACCCTTTAGTACTAGTCGTTTGACCCCTATAGCTCATTTTAATAATAGTTTATAAAGACTTTATGTAGAATTAGTTTAatgtttaaatttaaattaGATGGTTAAAAATGTTTGTTCTTAATCCTAGTTCTTCTATCaatctcattttatttattttaactttattttttaataattgtataaaaatatgttactattattaattaatttaaataaatttttttttttattttgataacactttgaaactcattttttttaaaaagaagtAACAATATTTATCCATCAAAAATCGAAGAAGAATCGTCTCTAACCATACTTGAATAGAGACCGAATAAAAACAACTAGCATAAAACAAGGCGTGCCTAGCAATTACAGGAACTGCCTCATTTGCTTGTCTAGGAATAAAAACGACTTTAAAATCTAAATGATGGGCTAAAATATCTTGACATTCCTAAATTATACCTCCTAATTCTGAAATATCCTGAAGACCCAATCCAAGTTTTTGCACAATCAATTATGCATCCACTTTAATTATTAATCTGGTTGATGTTCAACGAAGTGAAGTAGCTTCCACTATCCCTGGGTCAAAACCCCTTGTATAATTTGTGTTGTACAGTGATACGAACTCGCCCTCCTCGTTTCTGAGAATTGCGCCTAAACCACACTGGTTGACATCAGCACAAACGGAGCCTGAGCCTTTGACGTTGCATTTCCACCATCCTGATGCCGGTCGAACCCATCTTATATGCATGTCCGCCTTGGGTCGGAGCCCACGGTTGACCCACTTCCTTTCCGCCTCTCTCGCCCTTCTCCAAGCAGTAAATGTGCGTCGGGCATCCATTATCGCTGCTTGGGACAGCTGCATCTCCCATCCTAAATAAGACTGTTCCGTTGAGTCCAGATTGCCCAAATTACCATTGTCCGGTCCGTCGCACAGCTGCTATCAGTAGCTCCTAGAATCCTCAACAACCAGTATTCTTCATCCAACTCATGAAGTCCTTGGCAACCACTCTCTATACAATCCACCAGGCTTCCGCGTATGGGCATTCAAAAAATAAATGTCTCTCGTGTTCAACATCAATCATGCACATCGGGCAAGTAAAAGGGACATTTATATGCATGTTCTGCAACCTCCAACGGGTCGGAAGGACTCTCGCCCCGACTTTTCACATCAGATTACGCACTTTCGGCAGCACAACCAAGTCTCATAGCCTTTTCCATCCCTCCTCATTGGTCTTATTACTACGACAGTCCTCTAGAAGCCTATATCCAAATTTAACTGAGTATAGCCCATCTTTTGTGAAATGTCATATTAACTAGTCGCGTCTTGGCTGCCATGGAATTATGATCTTTAAGATAGTTGCAGCCTCCTATTGCTCGAACATGCTCAGTACTATATTAAAGTTCACGAGctataatgttaaaataggtaaagtttagtgaccatggttgtaatttaccctatgtAAACCACCAAATCTCTAACAACCTTTTCCCGCTGGTATGTATGCATGCTCTAATTTAATAtagtaattaaataaaacatgactaattacaaatctagcctaATCAAGAGAagtcatttacatatctaacccattttgtttccatcttaccaaattagccCATTTCAtctattttggacaaaattacccttagttctcatttgtgacgaaatgcgacaattgTTGTCTCATTTGttcatttgcgacgaaatgcgacaaatatcgtcacaaatgcgacaacaatggagaaaaaatggtggaaaattgagaaaattgagacaatatcattataaataaagaaaaaggcaagacCAGCGAGAAAACTAGgcatataagctaaaaacatacaattcctacgggaaattgaacataatacttcaaaaatcgcaaaaatcgctaacgattgataTCAGAAATCGATCCATGGATCAATAGAactaaggataattttgtccaaaGTAGATGAAATGGTCTAATTTGATAAAATGGAAGCAAAATGGGGTAGATATGTAAATGATCCATCTTAATtaggctagatttgtaattagcccaaaAAAACACCTGAAAGCTGTACTTAACCTCTAACAACTTTTTCATGTTGAAAACTGTGCATAATCTGTTAGTAACTTTGGTACACCACGTGAATTTGATGTCCTTCCATTTAAaatagggacaattacaaagctagcaccttttaaggggttagttttcatttctaacacactttcaaaatctcaccaaaactaacacatttcattaactaatttccaaccttaccctcaTCTCTAACACTCCCTCCCGCTCTTCAATATTCGAACTTCCATTAACCTAACACCCCTATGTTCATTTCTCTAACTTTCCGGCGATTCATTGGGCGATTCTGTACATTTCATCCGGCGAATCTCTGTTACTTGGAGTTGACATGGCGAGAACACAAAGCTCAGACAACGAATCGAACTCAGAAGGAAGAACGAAAATgagggtaaataacttgactttacatttgttgtgtttgagaaggaacatttcgtttcgtttcgtttcgtttACTGCTTCTGGTGTTAGGGTTTTGTTCTGGGTTCGTCTGGTGTTAGGAAGTCATTCGGTTTGGTTGAAATTCGTCGATGTGTATGTTCATCGGCAACCTAATTGTAGATAGTACATATTCATAGACAGCCTAATGGCCGATAGAACATCCATAACGAAGATATAATGCCGATAGAACATCCATAACGACGTTATACTGCCGATAGAACATCCATAACGACTATATACCGcagatagaacattcatatcgacgttatattgccgatagaacattcatatcgacgttatattgccgatagaacattcatatcgacgttATATTGCCGATAACTACCTTATTCTAGGTCATTCTAGGTCAACGTTATAATTAGCTTGATTTTATGTTCCCTGATGATATGTCTACAACATTTTTCAGCATGATCGTGTAgacaagaggaagagagatgagcaTGCCTCTCCGTCGAAGAAGAAAGCCAAGAAGAAACCtgcatataaatacaaaaaagcatTTGGAACGGAAAGCGTCATCACGGTTAGGTGTAATCTGGAAGCAGCAAACTAGATAAAGGGGTTGTTAACGGCAAACCAACTAAATCTATTTAGGAAGAACTGCTTCGGACAATACTTGGAAATGACCAATACAGTATTTGCAGGAGTCCTATGCCACACCGTTTTAACAAGGGAGATCATACGTGAAGACCTCAAACCCAGGGAGCTTTGCTTCAGAGTTAGAGGTGTTGAGTTAAGATTTGgggattgggagtttggactcCTAAGTGGGTTACGGTTTGGAGACATGGAAGCATTTCTGGAAAGGTTTAGTGGGATGCCACCCGGACATGGTATGAGAAGAAAGGCACTCGCATCCCACGATGGCTACGATGGAAAAAGACCGCTATCGCTAAATTGCCCAAAGTCCTAACCATTTTTGAAGTAAGTTGACCAATCATTCTGCCTATATGTGTCACTATATTGCTATACATCTGACTGACTTGTTTATTTGCACATTTGTATTTTTAGTCGGGTGTAAAACCAAATGCCACAAAACTTACAACTGAACACACCGAGAAAGAAAGCTCATGGTATGAGCATCTAGTAAACCATGTGGATGGTCTGCATTGTAATTATGACCATGTCTTTGCCGATTTGGAAAAGATGCAAGAGGAGGAAAAGGGGCGAGTGGAGGAAAAAGGGCAGGAGGTTGCAAAGGGGAAGGAGGTGGAAGAAGAGGGGAAAGAGGAGCAAGAGGATGAAGGCATGGAAAGGGAGGATCATGAGGGTATGGGTACATATGAAGGCGGATATGCTGATGTACAGGATGCCAGTGAATTTGAGACTGATAATGATGAAAATGCCTTCATTGTCTCACCTAGAGTACCTgtccagaagaagaaacactCTGGTATTGAACGACTACTGAGGAGGATGTTTGATGAGcacgagaagaagatgaatgccAAGTTTGCTGAGCATGAGAAGATGATAACTGAACAGTTTGGTCAGCAAAATAGGAAATTGAATGCCCTTGTAAATAGCTTGTCCATTGTAGAACGTGATGTGCAGGAACTGAAGTCACAACGCGACGTTGATATGTATGAGATGGATATTGGAGGACAAGGCCTTGATGACCAAACTGTTCAGGAGGATAAGGAGAATAGAGAAAATGAGGAGAAGATATAccaggaggagaaggagaataAAGAACAGgaggagaaagagaagaaagatgCGGAGGAGAGGGATAAGAAAGAACAGATGGAAATGGAGAAGACGCAGCAAGAGGAgatggagaagaaagagcaggaggagaAAGAGAATAAAGATGAGGAGGAGAGGGCtaagaaagagcaggaggaaAAGGAGAAGAAAGATGAGGAGAGGGCTAAgaaagaacaggatgaaaaggAGAAGAAGCAGCAGGAGATAGAGCCAGTTATAATGATTGATGTAAGTTTGTTTCTAACGTTTAAGGTGGTGCTTTTAACTGAATTGACAATGACATAATTTGTGTCTCTATTTGGTGTTTTAACAGGATGAGAGCCATGACGGCCATGATGCTGAGATTGATCATGGACAGCTTGCTCTTCTGGTTAACCAAGTTGTCCATTCGTCTTTACCTATACGTGAAGAAAAAGGAGAAATAGAAGATTTGACTATCGAGGTTAAACATGAGGAGGAAGGGCAGGGTAAtagaggaggaagaggaggtggaCGAGGATGAGGGAGAGGGAGCGGAGGGGGGGTAAGGGATGCAGGAGGGCGAagagggagagggagaggaAGGGATGTAAACATCAAGGAGGAAGAAGTGAAAGGTAGACCCCAGCGAGAAAAGAAACGTGGGAAAGACGTTAAGTCACCATTCACTGATCCTCGAATGGAATATCactttgatgatgatgatgatgcaaAGTACCCCGTGGAACAACACGATGGTCGCGATCGTATAAAAGGACACCTTCTAGAATCATACGACGAGTGGAAGAAGAGTACCCCCCGCGATCAGCTGAGGACGTTAGGTGGAACCGATTGGGGTCAGACTGTATCGTGGTTTGAAGAGGCAGAGATAACTGGAAAGTATATAGACAGCCAAGTAAGATATTGCTCACTTTTACAAGATGTTGGTTTATATTCTTCACTATGTATGTGTTGTGTGTGTACTTATTTGTGCATGTGTGTTGCAGCTTGTAAATgcatttttgtggttattaaACCGTAAATACGTCCATCAAAGTCAGGATTGGACTACCATCGACTCAAATTTCTTTGGCTTTATGGAGTTTGCAAATATGACCAAGAATTTTGACAAACCCGACAAATGGGGACAATCCAAGATGTTTGTGCAACGAATCACTGGGATGAAAGAGTTTCACAATCGGCCCTGGTATGAGGTTAAACATGTGCTAATTCCCATCAACTATAAAGGAGAACACTAGTTACTCGGTGTGTTCTACGTGGAAGAAATGAGGATGGAGTTCTATGATAGTCTGGAGTCAAATGCATCCAACGAATCATTAGACAAATGGCTTGAACCCCGGTTTCGTATCATGACAAGAGCAATGGAAGAGGCCAAGTTTTGGAAGAAAAGTGGGCGGCCTGATAACGACAATCGATTGATAAAGTGGGAGAGGGCTCGCGGGTGCCCACAACAGCTGCGCAAATCCAATGATTGTGGTGTCTTCCTATGCTTGTTTGCTCAGCATTATGTTGAAAAAGGGCCACTATGTTCCGATTATGGATTCTCTGGGTTTGATGGACGTTTCTATAGGCTGCGGgtgtgcttggaactcttcaacCAAAGATTGTTGGACCAGAATGATCTTATTCCAATGCCTAATTTGCTTGGCTTGTAATATATTTTAACATGTAAACGTTTGTTGGTAACTTATAAATGTATATTATTGGTGACATCTTCTTGTTGTTAACTTTTAAATGTATATTATTGGTCACATCTTCTTGTATGCAAGGTCGATATGGAATCATATCTGCATTAACGTGGGAGATATGGGATCATCAATCTCATGCAAACTTGGTTGAACATTATCAATCGATGGTTCTGAAACGGATCTTTGGTGATGATCGTTATCATATACGTGATCATCATTGTCAAAACCATTGTAGTCGTTATCGTAGCCATGGTCATCGTTATCACATCTGTTACCATAGCCTTGATCATCCCCGTGCACTACATTATCATACCCACAATTGTGATCCAATGTAATATCGTCTAGCCCAAGAGGAGATTGGGTATATGGATTCATGACATGTTTTGCTGGACCACGAGTCTCAATTTCTATGTTAGGTACACAATAACTTATTCTTGTTGCCTCTGCTTCAGCGACATTTTGTGGACATAATTCACCAACAGTTGGTCGTCTTACTTCTGCAACAATTGGACG
The window above is part of the Euphorbia lathyris chromosome 3, ddEupLath1.1, whole genome shotgun sequence genome. Proteins encoded here:
- the LOC136223961 gene encoding uncharacterized protein isoform X2, encoding MNRSTRLVTRLNSPELHRFFAGTVGFGSSHPQKTLTRTHILLSSPRLFEIGSFATNSFNRRKEHRKKLNPPHRRELPEELSRNVVVLTCKSTVKGGSCDVYLIGTYHDSQESCKEVKAVIQFLKPQDVKEYRHSEFRVAFEEARAYGGKVVLGDRPYDITYWRAWARMHLWLKLKFICLKRFQVNPLLHDCTYEIIVHERDQSVLHSQHFHFVLQLPISFLLDLKNKV
- the LOC136223961 gene encoding uncharacterized protein isoform X1 is translated as MNRSTRLVTRLNSPELHRFFAGTVGFGSSHPQKTLTRTHILLSSPRLFEIGSFATNSFNRRKEHRKKLNPPHRRELPEELSRNVVVLTCKSTVKGGSCDVYLIGTYHDSQESCKEVKAVIQFLKPQVVFLESCDRRKDEFTSQDLSDVKEYRHSEFRVAFEEARAYGGKVVLGDRPYDITYWRAWARMHLWLKLKFICLKRFQVNPLLHDCTYEIIVHERDQSVLHSQHFHFVLQLPISFLLDLKNKV